One genomic window of Mesoplodon densirostris isolate mMesDen1 chromosome 14, mMesDen1 primary haplotype, whole genome shotgun sequence includes the following:
- the MCFD2 gene encoding multiple coagulation factor deficiency protein 2, with amino-acid sequence MRSLQLLRPRFLCALLWAFCALGARAEEPGASFSHPGSVGLDKSTVHDQEHIMEHLEGVVNKPETEMSPQELQLHYFKMHDYDGNNLLDGLELSTAITHVHKEEGNEQTPMNEDELINLIDGVLRDDDKNNDGYIDYAEFAKSLQ; translated from the exons ATGAGATCTCTGCAGCTACTCAGACCCCGCTTCCTGTGCGCCCTGCTCTGGGCCTTTTGTGCCCTGGGTGCCAGGGCTGAGGAGCCCGGGGCCAGCTTCTCCCATCCCGGCAGCGTGGGCCTGGATAAGAGCACAGTGCATGACCAAGA GCATATCATGGAGCATCTAGAAGGTGTCGTCAACAAACCAGAGACAGAGATGTCCCCACAAGAACTGCAGCTCCATTATTTCAAAATGCATGATTATGACGGCAATAATTTGCTTGACGGCCTAGAACTCTCCACAGCCATCACTCATGTCCATAAGGAG GAAGGGAATGAACAGACACCAATGAACGAAGATGAACTGATCAACTTAATAGATGGTGTTTTGAGAGACGATGACAAGAACAATGACGGATACATTGACTATGCCGAGTTCGCAAAATCACTGCAGTAG